One Urocitellus parryii isolate mUroPar1 chromosome 9, mUroPar1.hap1, whole genome shotgun sequence DNA segment encodes these proteins:
- the Rpp38 gene encoding ribonuclease P protein subunit p38, producing MSAAPQAPSRGSIRKTRPLVVKTSLNNPYAVCWSTLEKEDMHFILQTIEQKFKSIGLRKIEDKKKRKKMPFIKKHRVERCSLDVDTSETLKDKRPEANQQVSGWTPVQIRKQLAIGVNEVTRALERSELLLVLVCKSVKPAIITSHLIQLSVSRVVPACQVPCLSATLAPVIGLKCVLALGFKKDTTDFVDEVRAIIPRVPSLTVPWLQDRIENIGDNLETESLGIQDKETLETSFEDLSKHKRKLEGQQVSVALQPLKIKKLIPNPNKIRKPPKSKKTTSK from the coding sequence ATGTCTGCAGCCCCTCAAGCACCTTCCAGAGGATCCATTCGCAAGACAAGACCTCTGGTTGTAAAGACGTCCTTGAACAACCCCTATGCTGTCTGTTGGAGCACACTGGAGAAGGAGGACATGCACTTCATATTACAGACAATTGAGCAGAAGTTTAAATCTATTGGACTTCGGAAAATcgaagacaagaaaaaaagaaaaaaaatgccttttataAAAAAGCACAGGGTAGAAAGATGCAGCCTAGATGTTGATACTAGTGAGACTCTGAAGGACAAAAGGCCAGAAGCTAACCAGCAGGTGTCAGGGTGGACGCCTGTGCAGATCAGGAAGCAGCTTGCCATAGGTGTTAATGAAGTCACTAGAGCTCTGGAAAGGAGTGAACTGCTCTTGGTTCTGGTATGTAAGTCAGTCAAGCCTGCCATCATCACCTCACACTTGATTCAGTTAAGTGTAAGCAGAGTTGTTCCTGCCTGTCAGGTTCCCTGCCTCAGTGCAACACTCGCCCCTGTCATTGGCTTAAAATGTGTGCTAGCATTGGGATTCAAAAAAGACACCACTGACTTTGTAGATGAAGTAAGAGCTATCATTCCCAGAGTGCCCAGTTTAACTGTACCATGGCTTCAGGACAGAATTGAAAATATTGGAGACAATTTAGAAACTGAATCTTTGGGAATCCAAGACAAAGAGACTTTGGAAACTTCATTTGAAGATCTCtcaaaacacaagagaaaacttGAAGGTCAGCAGGTCTCTGTAGCATTACAGCCTCTTAAGATAAAGAAATTGATTCCCAACCCTAATAAGATAAGGAAACCACCCAAAAGTAAAAAAACTACTTCAAAGTAA
- the Acbd7 gene encoding acyl-CoA-binding domain-containing protein 7 produces MSLQADFDRATEDVKKLKARPEDEELKEIYGLYKQAVIGDIDIVCPALLDVKGRAKWEAWSLQKGLSKEDAMSAYISKAKELIEKYGI; encoded by the exons ATGTCTCTGCAG GCAGATTTTGACAGGGCCACAGAAGATGTGAAGAAGCTGAAAGCAAGACCGGAGGATGAAGAATTGAAGGAAATCTATGGCCTTTACAAGCAAGCTGTCATTGGAGACATTGATATCG TATGTCCAGCACTGTTGGATGTCAAAGGCAGGGCGAAGTGGGAAGCATGGAGCCTCCAAAAAG GGTTGTCCAAGGAGGATGCCATGAGTGCCTATATTTCTAAAGCAAAAGAGCTGATTGAAAAATATGGAATTTAG